One part of the Solanum dulcamara chromosome 3, daSolDulc1.2, whole genome shotgun sequence genome encodes these proteins:
- the LOC129882765 gene encoding histone H1-like has protein sequence MATEEPVIANEVADELAAPEEVKEEENPPAKSGKAKKEIKAKKPAAPRKKSAPSAHPPYFEMIKDAIVTLKERTGSSQYAITKFIEEKQKNLPPNFKKLLLNQLKKFVASEKLVKVKSSYKLPSAARTAGATAPAKKKSAAAAKPKAAKSKPAAKAKPKSKPAAKPKAVVKPKAKPAAKAKPAAKAKPAAKAKPAAKAKPAAKAKPKAAVTKPKAAAAKPKAAPAKAKAAAKPKPKEKTPAKVARTATRTTPSRKAAPKAAPAKKEPAKKAPAKSVKSPVKKAATRRGRK, from the exons ATGGCCACTGAAGAACCAGTTATCGCTAATGAGGTTGCTGATGAATTAGCCGCTCCTGAAGAGGTTAAGGAGGAGGAAAACCCTCCGGCCAAGTCTGGAAAAGCAAAGAAAGAGATCAAGGCGAAAAAACCTGCTGCACCGAGGAAGAAAAGTGCCCCTTCTGCTCATCCTCCATACTTTGAG ATGATTAAGGATGCGATTGTGACATTGAAGGAGAGAACTGGATCCAGCCAGTACGCTATTACCAAGTTCATTGAGGAAAAGCAGAAAAATCTTCCACCGAATTTCAAAAAACTGTTGCTTAACCAATTGAAGAAGTTTGTTGCTTCTGAGAAGCTGGTGAAAGTTAAGAGCTCCTACAAGCTTCCATCGGCTGCTAGGACTGCTGGTGCTACTGCCCCGGCGAAGAAGAAGTCTGCTGCCGCTGCTAAGCCTAAAGCAGCAAAGTCAAAACCCGCTGCTAAGGCTAAGCCCAAGTCCAAGCCTGCTGCCAAACCTAAAGCCGTCGTCAAGCCGAAGGCCAAGCCTGCTGCCAAGGCCAAACCCGCTGCCAAGGCCAAGCCCGCTGCCAAGGCCAAACCTGCTGCCAAGGCCAAGCCAGCTGCTAAGGCCAAGCCCAAAGCGGCTGTTACCAAGCCCAAAGCTGCTGCTGCAAAGCCTAAGGCTGCTCCTGCGAAAGCAAAGGCTGCGGCTAAGCCAAAGCCAAAGGAGAAGACGCCAGCTAAGGTTGCAAGGACGGCTACCAGAACGACTCCAAGTCGGAAAGCTGCACCAAAGGCAGCACCTGCCAAAAAGGAACCGGCAAAGAAGGCACCTGCTAAGAGCGTGAAGTCGCCGGTGAAGAAGGCTGCCACAAGGAGGGGAAGGAAGTAG